The DNA segment CGAAGGTCGTATGGTGCAGAGCCCTTTTCTTCACCTCATACCGATCGATCCATTAACCTCGGAGTTACTGAAATGACTAAGCTTTTCTCCCCGATTGTTGTCGGCAAAAACACCTTACCGAACCGCGTCTTTATGGCTCCCCTGACCCGTCTGCGTAGCATTGAACCGGGTGATATTCCGACGCCACTGATGGGCGAGTATTACGCGCAGCGCCACAGCTCTGGCCTGATCATCACCGAAGCCACTCAGGTCTCTTTCCAGGCAAAAGGTTACGCGGGCGCACCGGGTCTGCACACGCCGGAACAAGTTGCTGCGTGGAAAAAAATCGTTGCGGGCGTTCACGATAAAAACGGTCACATCGCCGTTCAGCTTTGGCACACCGGCCGCATATCTCATAACAGCGTTCAGCCAGACAATCAGACGCCAGTTTCAGCATCTGCTGTAAACCCAAACACCCGTACCAGTCTGCGCGACGAGCAAGGCAACGCAATCCGCGTCGACTGCCCGACGCCGCGTGCGCTGGAGCTGAGTGAGATCCCAGGCATCATCAATGATTTCCGTCAGTCAGCAGCTTATTCCGCAGAAGCCGGTTTCGATTACATCGAGCTGCATGCGGCGCACGGCTATTTGTTGCACCAGTTCATGTCTCCGGCTTCAAACCTGCGTGAAGACCAGTACGGCGGCAGCATCGAGAACCGTACCCGCCTGACACTGGAAGTGGTTGACGCGGCGATTGAAGCAATCGGCGCAGACCGCGTGGGTATCCGTATTTCCCCGCTGGGCCCGTTCAACGGCCTGGATAACGGTGAAGATCAGGTGCAGGCAGCCATCTATCTGCTGGACGAATTGAACAAACGTAAACTGGCATATCTGCATATTTCCGAACCAGACTGGGCAGGTGGTAAACCTTACACCACGGAATTGCGCGAAGTGATCCGCGCGCATTATCAGGGCGTTATTGTGGGTGCCGGCGCTTATACCGCGGAAAAAGGCGAAGAGCTTATCGAAAAAGGTTATATCGACGCCGTGGCCTTTGGCCGCAGTTACATTGCAAACCCGGATCTGGTGGAGCGTCTGAAATCTCATGCCCCGCTTAATGAGCCAAAACCGGAAACCTTCTACGGCGGCGACGCCCAGGGGTATACGGATTACCCAACGCTTTAATAATTTTAATAAGTAGTCTCCACTTGCAGGCGACCGATACCCTCCGGTCGCCTTTTTTTGTTCAGTGATTCAGCACCTGTTCTGTGTTTTACAGACAAAACCGCCGCTATCGGTTAGGCTGAACCTGATTATTCTCATCCTGCAAATAAAGAGGAACCTATGCGTTTACTCCATACCATGCTTCGCGTCGGCGATCTGCAACGTGCTATCAGCTTTTACACTGATGTTTTAGGTATGCGCCTGCTGCGTACCAGTGAAAATACCGAATACAAATATTCTCTGGCGTTTGTCGGTTACACCGATGAAAGCGAAGGCGCAGTCATCGAGCTAACCTACAACTGGGGCGTTGACAGCTATGACCTCGGCACTGCCTACGGTCACATCGCATTAGGCGTCGATAACGTGGCACAAACCTGCGACGACATACGCAACGCAGGTGGCAAAGTTACCCGTGAAGCGGGCCCGGTCAAAGGCGGCTCCACTATTATCGCGTTTGTGGAAGATCCGGATGGCTATAAAATAGAGCTGATCGAATCCAAACACGCAGGCCAGGGTCTGGGCAACTGATACGTTACGACCCGGCTTCAGGGCGCGAAAGCGCCCTTTTTATTGCCCGCTTTATTGCCGAATGTTTACCTCACGCCTGCAAGTAGCGGCAAAATTTGTCATAATGTGCGCTGAATTCGATGAAGATAAGAAACTAATGGCCGAAAATAGTGACATTAACGCGCTGAAAGGCCGTTTCCGTGGTTTTTATCCCGTAGTGATCGACGTAGAAACTGCCGGGTTTAATGCCAAAACTGATGCGCTGCTGGAAATCGCAGCCATCACGCTGAAGATGGATGAAGACGGCTGGCTGGAAAGCGACGAAACCGTGCATTTTCACGTCGAGCCGTTTGAAGGCTCTATTCTGGTGCCCGAGGCGCTGGCTTTTAACGGGATCGACCCAACCAATCCGCTGCGCGGCGCGGTCAGTGAATACGATGCCCTGCATGAGATTTTCAAAGTTATCCGTAAAGGGATGAAAGAGCAGAACTGCAACCGGGCGATCATCGTGGCGCATAACGCCAATTTCGATCACAGCTTCCTGATGGCCGCTGCCGAACGCGCCGGACTAAAACGTAATCCGTTCCATCCGTTTGCCACATTCGATACCGCCGCCTTAAGCGGTCTGGTTCTAGGGCAGACTGTGCTGGCAAAAGCCTGCATCAGTGCGGGAATGGTTTTCGACAGCAGTCAGGCGCATTCCGCCTTGTATGACACCGAGCGCACCGCAGAACTGTTCTGCGAGCTGGTGAACCGCTGGAAACGTCTGGGTGGCTGGCCGCTGGCGATGAGTGCCGATGAGCAGGAAGACGAGACCGCATCGCAAGAAAATCAGCAGTAAAGTTGCCGATAAGCGCAACACGTATAAAAACAAAAAGAGCGACATAATGTCGCTCTTTTCCATTTCATTCACAGCCTTTTGGCAGCTAATGACTTGTACTGATTACTCTTCAGATTCAGAAGATTTGTATTTCTCAGCCGTTTCTTTAATCAGCTGTTGCAGTTCGCCACGCTGATACATCTCAATAACGATGTCACAACCGCCAACCAGCTCACCATCCACCCACAGTTGCGGGAACGTTGGCCAGTTAGCAAACTTAGGCATCTCTGCGCGGATGTCTGGGTTCTGCAAAATATCAACGTACGCAAAGCGTTCGCCACAGGCAGACAGCGCTTGCACAGCCTGTGCAGAAAAACCGCAGCTTGGCAGTTTTGGAGAACCTTTCATGTACAGCAGAATCGGGTTTTCAGAAACTTGCTTCTGAATTTTTTCAATAGTAGGAGTGGTCATTTCTTGCTTCCTCAAGCCGGTACAGGCTGTCACGGTCATTACTCTTCACGCGCAGCACTCAAAAACGGTGCTCAATCACACTACCCTCTATTGTAACGATGGCAGCTGTCAGATAAAAACGCCATTTTTTGCAGGGTCTTTCGCAATACTGGCATTTTATTACACAATTTTCGGTGCTTGCGTTCGGGCTCACAAAATAAAAGATTCATCGAGAATAACATTTTTAGCGGCCGGGTTAACACCGGATTTGCAATTCGTTATGGTTTAACTTGAATATTAACATACTGAAAACTGGTTATTTTTCTAACTAAAAATGGCGTTTATTTCAGCATAAAAAAAGCTATTAACTTTTTCTCACAATATGTTCTAGAATCTAGGCAAATCGTGCTGTTTTGTCTGGTTCTTTTAGGCAATACTCTGACATCTCTGATGTTTAACCTAACCACTCATGGTAACGAAGCTATGCGCTTACTGTTCACGCTTTTTGTGCTGCTCTTTACCCAGCTATTTTTGAATATAGCCCAGGCGTCACCTCAGACTCGTGTTACGGCCGATCAGAAAAAGAGTCACGTTAATCAGGTGACCCCTGAAGAACGCCGAAAGCGAAAAACGGTTGCTGCCAAAACTGCGAAAAAAACCAAAGTGACACCGGTCAAAGAACAACAGAGTCACAAAAAAAATGCGAAGAAGAGAGTCAAAAGCACAGAACTGGTGAAGCGAAATACATCTTCAGTAAAAACACTAAAAACAACACGGGCCGAAACCAGGGCTGAGAGCAAAAAAGAAAAAACACTCAAGACCACGCGGGCCGAGAGTAAAGCCGATAAGAAATCTAAAACCCGGTCTCTGGCGAAAGACACCACGACGAAGGCCAGCAAGAAAGAAGCCTATGGTCGACACCGCAAAGGTAAAAAGTTAACCGAAGAAGACGGCAAGCCAATTACATTAAGCGCGACGCATAAGAAACGTTATCAGCATGCGCAGCAAACGGCGATGACCAAGTTGATGCATCAGGTCGGTAAACCTTATCGCTGGGGTGGCACCTCACCTAATACCGGATTCGACTGCAGTGGTTTAGTCTATTACGCCTACAAAGATTTGATTCGCATTAAGATGCCGCGCACAGCCAACGAAATGTACCACCTGCGCGATGCAGCGCCGGTGAAACGCGGTGAACTGGAATCTGGCGATCTGGTGTTCTTTCGGATCAATAACCGCGGAGCTGCAGACCACGTCGGGGTTTACGTCGGAAACGGCAAATTTATTCAGTCTCCGCGTACCGGTGAAGACATCAAAATCACCTCACTGGGCGATGATTACTGGCAAGACCATTACGTAGGCGCACGTCGGGTAATGACCCCGAAAACGATCCGATAATAAACAGTTCGTTAAGTCTGAAGTTTCGCTAATCAGCCATTGAATAGCATTTAACGAAGCGTTTCTGCAGGGAAGAGTATCGGCGGTAAAGGTCACTGCGTAAAATTGAAAAGGGCGATTCCTGTAACAGGTAATCGCCCTTTTTATTGCTTCACTGACGGCAACTCTCGCGACTTTTAGTTCATCACTGCGGTAAAGCTGAAAGCGACGATCACGAGCAAAGCGCAAACCGTGGTGATTAATGACAATTTTAAATTGCGGTCCATAAAACCCCCTTACAGATCAATTGTGGCGTTTCATTAAGCCACACTAAATGTGTGCCAACACATTTTCTCATACTTCACTGCTAAAATCCCGCGTTGATTCATGCGCGATAACCCACAATAATACTTCCACTTTCCTGCATTATAAGAGAAAATTGTCGGTTACCACGCCTGTGTGCCGGTCGATTTCTCCCGAGAGTGCTTTACGCCTCACTTTGACGAACTCATCCAACGATTACACTGTCTTTTTATAAGCTCACAGTGTAATCCACGCAAGCAAACGATTAACATAATGCTAACGTGCTGAAACACGTGAGTTCAGGAGTCATTCCTTACATGGCAACGATTAAAGATGTCGCAAAGCGCGCTGGCGTTTCCACTACAACCGTGTCGCACGTCATCAATAAAACACGTTTCGTCGCCGAAGACACCAAAGCCGCGGTTCTGCTGGCCATTAAAGACTTGCACTACTCACCAAGCGCCGTCGCACGCAGCCTGAAGGTCAATAACACTAAAACGATCGGCCTGCTGGCGACGTCGAGCGAAGCGCCCTATTTTGCCGAAGTGATTGAAGCCGTGGAAAACAGCTGTTTCTCCAAAGGCTATACGTTGATTTTGTGTAACTCCCACAACAATCTGGATAAGCAGCAGGCCTATCTGGCAATGCTGGCACAAAAACGTGTCGATGGTTTGCTGGTCATGTGTGCGGAATATCCTGATGAATTGCTGAATATGCTGGAAGAATACCGGTCAATCCCGATGGTCGTAATGGACTGGGGCGAAGCGCGTAAAAACTTCACCGACAGCATCATCGATAATGCGTTCGAGGGTGGTTACATGGCCGGACGCTATCTGATTGAACGCGGCCATCGCGATATCGGTGTCATCCCGGGGCAGTTGGCGCGTAATACCGGCGGTGGCCGCTTCCAGGGTTTTGTCAAAGCACTGAAGGAAGCCAATATTCCTTTACGTGAAGAATGGGTCGTTCAGGGAGATTTCGAACCCGAGTCAGGTTATCAGGCGATGCAGAAAATCCTGATGCAAAAGCAACGCCCTACTGCCGTTTTCTGTGGCGGTGACGTCATGGCGATGGGCGCGATTTGTGCTGCCGATGAGTTTGGTTTGCGCGTTCCGCAGGACATTTCCGTTATCGGCTATGATAACGTGCGCAATGCCCGTTACTTCTCACCTGCGCTAACCACGGTGCATCAGCCAAAAGAGCGTCTGGGCGAAATGGCCTTCACAATGTTGCTCGATCGCATCGTCAGCAAACGCGAAGAATCGCAGACCATCGAGGTACACCCTAAACTGGTCGAACGCCGCTCGGTTGCTGATGGTCCTTTCCGCGACTATCGCCGTTAAAAGCGCTAAACGCCTGCCCCGTTGCAGGCGTTTTACTTTAAAACTCTCCGTCATCCCCCTAACGCAGCCACTCCTGATTCATCGTTTCCGTATCTCCCATGTATTCCAACAGCCACGCCAGCGATGGTGATGCATTGCTTTGATCCCACGTCAGGCAGCACGGGCTGTCCGGGAAGCGGTTCTCCAGCGAAAGGATCTGTAATTTCTGTTGCTCAATCCAGGGCATGACGCGATGGACCGGCATCATTCCTACGCATAATCCCTCGGTCAGACACTCCAGAGCACAGGTCCAGTCGGGCACCACCAGACGCCGTTGGTTATCCAGCGTCCAGGTATCGCGCTTAGGTAAGGTCCGCGAAGTATCTTCAAGACACAGGGCCGGATAAGGGCGCAGTTGCTCGTCGTTTAGCGCACCGGTATGTTGCGCCAGCGGATGCTGCGGGCTGACCACACAGTGCCAGTCCATAAAGCCCATGTCGCGAAAGCTGAAGCGCCCGCCGACCGGCACGGCGCGCGTTGCCCCGATAGCCACGTCCGCACGTCCATCCACCAGCGCATCCCACACGCCGTTAAACACTTCCGAGTGGATAATCAATTCGGTATCAGGGAAATGCCGGTAAAAATCCAGCACCAGACGTCGTGTTCTGGCTGGTTTTACTATCCTGTCCACCGCCACACGCAACTCGCCGCGCCAGCCGTTCGCTACCTGCTGACACTGACGGCGAGTGGCTATCATTTTTTTTGTCAGAATCCGCGCCTCATCAACAAAAACCTTACCTGCAGGAGTCAGTACCACATCGCGATGCCGCCTTTCAAACAGCGGAACGGCAAGCCATTGTTCGAGCTGACGGACGGTATAGCTGATAGCAGAAGGTACACGGTGCAGATCTTGCGCCGCCGCGCTGAAACTGCCAGTTCGTGCTACTGCATCCACCACGTCAAGTGCATATTCTGACCACATCGGTTAGCCTTCAATTTTTTTGATAGCAGACTGCAAATATTAGCGTTTCACAAGACTGTTATCAAAGCGTTAAACTCCGCATCCGAACCTATTTCTGCGTCATATCATCTGCAATAAACACATTAATGAGACGAAAATGAAACCCTCCTTTGGATTTATGCTCTATCTCGCCGGATTGAGCATGCTCGGCTTTTTAGCTACCGATATGTATTTGCCTGCATTTAGCGCAATGCAAACCAGCCTGATGACCAGTCCCGGCATGATAAGCGCCAGCCTGAGTATTTTCCTCGGCGGTTTCGCCATCGGACAACTCCTCTGGGGACCGCTCTCCGATCGGATAGGCCGTAAACCGGTGCTGCTGCTCGGCCTGACGCTGTTTGCCATCGGCTGTCTTGGCGTTCTGTGGGTGGAAAATGTCCGCGCTCTTCTGGCGCTGCGTTTTTTGCAGGCGATGGGGGTTTGTGCGGCCGCTGTCACCTGGCAGGCGATCGTCGTTGACCGTTTCTCAGCGGACGTGGCGAAGAAAACATTTGCCAGTATCATGCCACTGGTTGCACTTTCCCCCGCGCTGGCCCCACTGCTTGGCGCATGGGTACTGAATCATTTTGACTGGGAAGCGATTTTCGCCCTGCTGACCGTGGTAGCGGTGCTTCTGGTTATCACCACGCTGACTCTGCGTGAAAACAAACCCGTGGAACATCCGCCTGAAAGCAAAGCCGGCTTTGGCACGTTACTGAAATCCCGCATTTACACGGGTAATGTGATGATTTACGCCACCTGCTCTGCCGGTTTCTTCGCCTGGCTAACCGGCTCTCCGTTTATTTTAAGCGATATGGGTTACTCGCCCGCGGTCATCGGCCTGAGTTACGTTCCGCAAACGATCGCCTTCCTGCTGGGGGGTTTTGGTTGCAGGATGCTGATTAGTAAACTGGATGGCAATAGAATTCTGCCGTGGTTGCTGGCGGGATACTGCCTTAGCGTGGTCTGGCTTTTCGTTATCGCGATGTTCACCGATGCCGGGTTGGTGGGCTTGTTGATTCC comes from the Enterobacteriaceae bacterium Kacie_13 genome and includes:
- a CDS encoding Bcr/CflA family multidrug efflux MFS transporter, producing MKPSFGFMLYLAGLSMLGFLATDMYLPAFSAMQTSLMTSPGMISASLSIFLGGFAIGQLLWGPLSDRIGRKPVLLLGLTLFAIGCLGVLWVENVRALLALRFLQAMGVCAAAVTWQAIVVDRFSADVAKKTFASIMPLVALSPALAPLLGAWVLNHFDWEAIFALLTVVAVLLVITTLTLRENKPVEHPPESKAGFGTLLKSRIYTGNVMIYATCSAGFFAWLTGSPFILSDMGYSPAVIGLSYVPQTIAFLLGGFGCRMLISKLDGNRILPWLLAGYCLSVVWLFVIAMFTDAGLVGLLIPFCLMALVNGAIYPIVVANALMPFPANTGKAAALQNTLQLGLCFIASLMVSAFIAHPLMATVTTMLSTIVLVVLGRWLSQWQVKQQGCVDEPPQEAEA
- a CDS encoding LysR family transcriptional regulator — translated: MWSEYALDVVDAVARTGSFSAAAQDLHRVPSAISYTVRQLEQWLAVPLFERRHRDVVLTPAGKVFVDEARILTKKMIATRRQCQQVANGWRGELRVAVDRIVKPARTRRLVLDFYRHFPDTELIIHSEVFNGVWDALVDGRADVAIGATRAVPVGGRFSFRDMGFMDWHCVVSPQHPLAQHTGALNDEQLRPYPALCLEDTSRTLPKRDTWTLDNQRRLVVPDWTCALECLTEGLCVGMMPVHRVMPWIEQQKLQILSLENRFPDSPCCLTWDQSNASPSLAWLLEYMGDTETMNQEWLR
- a CDS encoding hydrolase; translated protein: MRLLFTLFVLLFTQLFLNIAQASPQTRVTADQKKSHVNQVTPEERRKRKTVAAKTAKKTKVTPVKEQQSHKKNAKKRVKSTELVKRNTSSVKTLKTTRAETRAESKKEKTLKTTRAESKADKKSKTRSLAKDTTTKASKKEAYGRHRKGKKLTEEDGKPITLSATHKKRYQHAQQTAMTKLMHQVGKPYRWGGTSPNTGFDCSGLVYYAYKDLIRIKMPRTANEMYHLRDAAPVKRGELESGDLVFFRINNRGAADHVGVYVGNGKFIQSPRTGEDIKITSLGDDYWQDHYVGARRVMTPKTIR
- the purR gene encoding HTH-type transcriptional repressor PurR; its protein translation is MATIKDVAKRAGVSTTTVSHVINKTRFVAEDTKAAVLLAIKDLHYSPSAVARSLKVNNTKTIGLLATSSEAPYFAEVIEAVENSCFSKGYTLILCNSHNNLDKQQAYLAMLAQKRVDGLLVMCAEYPDELLNMLEEYRSIPMVVMDWGEARKNFTDSIIDNAFEGGYMAGRYLIERGHRDIGVIPGQLARNTGGGRFQGFVKALKEANIPLREEWVVQGDFEPESGYQAMQKILMQKQRPTAVFCGGDVMAMGAICAADEFGLRVPQDISVIGYDNVRNARYFSPALTTVHQPKERLGEMAFTMLLDRIVSKREESQTIEVHPKLVERRSVADGPFRDYRR
- the ynhF gene encoding YnhF family membrane protein: MDRNLKLSLITTVCALLVIVAFSFTAVMN
- a CDS encoding ribonuclease T encodes the protein MCAEFDEDKKLMAENSDINALKGRFRGFYPVVIDVETAGFNAKTDALLEIAAITLKMDEDGWLESDETVHFHVEPFEGSILVPEALAFNGIDPTNPLRGAVSEYDALHEIFKVIRKGMKEQNCNRAIIVAHNANFDHSFLMAAAERAGLKRNPFHPFATFDTAALSGLVLGQTVLAKACISAGMVFDSSQAHSALYDTERTAELFCELVNRWKRLGGWPLAMSADEQEDETASQENQQ
- a CDS encoding Grx4 family monothiol glutaredoxin, yielding MTTPTIEKIQKQVSENPILLYMKGSPKLPSCGFSAQAVQALSACGERFAYVDILQNPDIRAEMPKFANWPTFPQLWVDGELVGGCDIVIEMYQRGELQQLIKETAEKYKSSESEE
- the nemA gene encoding N-ethylmaleimide reductase, which gives rise to MTKLFSPIVVGKNTLPNRVFMAPLTRLRSIEPGDIPTPLMGEYYAQRHSSGLIITEATQVSFQAKGYAGAPGLHTPEQVAAWKKIVAGVHDKNGHIAVQLWHTGRISHNSVQPDNQTPVSASAVNPNTRTSLRDEQGNAIRVDCPTPRALELSEIPGIINDFRQSAAYSAEAGFDYIELHAAHGYLLHQFMSPASNLREDQYGGSIENRTRLTLEVVDAAIEAIGADRVGIRISPLGPFNGLDNGEDQVQAAIYLLDELNKRKLAYLHISEPDWAGGKPYTTELREVIRAHYQGVIVGAGAYTAEKGEELIEKGYIDAVAFGRSYIANPDLVERLKSHAPLNEPKPETFYGGDAQGYTDYPTL
- the gloA gene encoding lactoylglutathione lyase: MRLLHTMLRVGDLQRAISFYTDVLGMRLLRTSENTEYKYSLAFVGYTDESEGAVIELTYNWGVDSYDLGTAYGHIALGVDNVAQTCDDIRNAGGKVTREAGPVKGGSTIIAFVEDPDGYKIELIESKHAGQGLGN